A single genomic interval of Arthrobacter globiformis harbors:
- a CDS encoding FUSC family protein — protein sequence MQSVVHHLRQLHSLGPANNDHLSAWRVAISVAVPSLVLLLLGRPELTIYAVFGALTGMYGRSEPHQLRLKHQFQAALVLLSGVTVGVVLSANGLHSWWLVGVEALLAGVGSVYSDKVRLRPNGPFFGILALGASASVPTAVPWYVALLIAGSAAAFSLLVGFGGWVRGRAWHPGAARPAVRLHGTFRRHAAVHAARYVLAVGAAGTIGVLTGSGHPHWAMAAAAVPLAGADLPSSVHRGIHRIMGTFLGLVLVAVVLLPGPWAPLHFFPGAEAAVLALLVIVFQFGTELFMTRHYGLAMVWFTPVILLMTQLAAPADPQVLIIERAVETVVGAGVGILVVVLIRSRRNRRPAPAAGAAARP from the coding sequence GTGCAGTCTGTGGTGCACCACCTGCGGCAGCTGCACAGCCTGGGCCCCGCCAATAACGACCACCTCTCGGCATGGCGCGTGGCCATCAGCGTGGCCGTCCCCTCCCTCGTCCTGTTGCTCCTCGGCCGGCCGGAGCTCACCATCTATGCCGTGTTCGGCGCACTGACCGGCATGTACGGGCGCTCCGAGCCGCACCAGCTCCGGCTCAAGCACCAATTCCAGGCGGCACTGGTCCTGCTTTCTGGCGTGACCGTGGGCGTGGTCCTGTCCGCCAACGGCCTGCACTCCTGGTGGCTCGTGGGCGTCGAAGCCCTGCTGGCGGGCGTGGGGTCTGTCTATTCTGACAAGGTGCGGCTGCGGCCCAACGGCCCCTTCTTCGGGATCCTCGCCCTGGGCGCCAGCGCATCCGTTCCCACCGCCGTGCCCTGGTATGTTGCGCTGCTTATCGCCGGCAGCGCCGCGGCGTTCTCCTTGCTGGTGGGATTCGGCGGCTGGGTCCGCGGCAGGGCCTGGCACCCTGGCGCGGCGCGTCCTGCAGTCCGCCTCCACGGAACCTTCCGGCGCCACGCGGCGGTCCATGCCGCCCGCTACGTGCTCGCTGTCGGTGCCGCCGGCACCATCGGCGTCCTGACCGGAAGCGGCCACCCGCACTGGGCGATGGCGGCCGCCGCGGTTCCCCTCGCCGGCGCGGACCTGCCCAGCAGCGTCCACCGCGGCATCCACAGGATCATGGGGACGTTCCTGGGGCTGGTGCTGGTCGCCGTCGTACTTCTGCCGGGCCCCTGGGCTCCGCTGCACTTTTTCCCCGGAGCGGAGGCCGCGGTGCTGGCGCTGCTGGTAATCGTCTTCCAGTTCGGCACCGAGCTGTTCATGACCCGGCACTACGGGCTGGCCATGGTCTGGTTCACTCCGGTCATCCTGCTGATGACCCAGCTGGCGGCGCCGGCCGACCCACAAGTGCTGATCATCGAACGCGCCGTCGAAACGGTGGTGGGGGCCGGCGTCGGAATCCTCGTGGTGGTGCTTATCCGCTCGCGGCGGAACCGACGCCCGGCTCCTGCGGCCGGCGCGGCGGCCCGGCCGTAA